CGCACGCTTGAGGATCACATTACTCGACAATCTCATGTGTCCCACACTATAGCTGGACGCGCGCGGCCTCGTAAAGGGTCGCTCGGATTGGAGCCAAGCCATGAACGAGCTGGTCACGCTGGCATCGTCGCTCGGGGCGCTCTTGAAGGACCGGAAGGAGACGATCGCGGTGGCCGAATCGTCGGCCGGCGGCCTGATCTCGGCGGCGCTCCTCGCCGTGCCCGGCGCGTCGGCCTACTTCCTCGGGGGCGGGGTGATCTACACGCAGGCGGCCCGGCGCGCGCTGCTGCGCGTGCCGGACGAGTCGGTCGCGGGGATCCGGTCGAGCACCGAGGCGTACGCGCGCCTGAAGGCGCGGACGATCCGCGAGCTCATGGGCGCGACGTGGGGGCTCGCCGAGACGGGCGCGACCGGGCCGACGGGCAACCGCTACGGCGACGCGGCGGGCCACGCGTGCCTGGCGGTCGCGGGACCGGTCGAGCGGGCGCTGACGCTGGAAACGCGGCGCGCCGATCGGGAAGAGAACATGCTCGCGTTCGCCCGGGCGGCGCTCGAGCTCCTGCAGACCTCGCTCGGTCAGCTCCAGCGGAGCCCGGGCAGATAGCGCTCGCGCCAGGCGTCGAACATCAGGAGCGCCCAGAGGATCTTCCGGTGGTCGTGCCGGCCGCCGAGGTGCTCGGCGACGAGCCGGCCCGTGGCCGCGGGATCGAAGAGCCCGACGTGCGCCACGCGCTCCGGCGAGAGCCGCTCCTCCAGCACCGGCCGGAGCGGGCCGCGCAGCCAGAGGCCGATCGGGACGCCGAACCCCTGCTTGCGCCGCTCCAGGATGGCCGGGGGCAGAACGCCGTGGAGGGCTCGCTTCAGGATGTAT
The Candidatus Methylomirabilota bacterium genome window above contains:
- a CDS encoding CinA family protein is translated as MNELVTLASSLGALLKDRKETIAVAESSAGGLISAALLAVPGASAYFLGGGVIYTQAARRALLRVPDESVAGIRSSTEAYARLKARTIRELMGATWGLAETGATGPTGNRYGDAAGHACLAVAGPVERALTLETRRADREENMLAFARAALELLQTSLGQLQRSPGR